The genomic interval TCGTATAAATTGGTGATGGACGTTGAATAGTTGGTAATGACTGCGGAAAATTCCAGATTCTTATCGGGAACCTTTACAATAAAATCATTCTCATATAATAAAGTTGTTACATCATGATACATGTCGTGCGTCACTTTAAAATCAAAATTTAATTTTGTCCGCAATTGTCCATTCTTCATGATCGATTCTGCCCGAACGTTAGACGCAATTAGCTCCATATCATTAATAATGATTGTTTGCTTCATGTGCTCACCTTCTTCCATTATATTCATCGTTTACCGTAACAAAAATAACTAATGGTTGCCACGTTTAGAATAATAATCCATTAGTGAAAAGATGAGTCGAATACAACTTCGAGTGGTAACAAGTATCTAACTTGTTGTTACTAGAATTAGACGCCTAATTAATAGTAGATTTTCGGCCCCTGCCGAAAATCATCTTTTAGATAGCGGGGGTGTTGGGGCGGGTGCGTCGCTCGAGTGCGGCGGGTTGTCGCTCGAGTTGAGGTGACTGTCGCTCGACCTGCTCCCCCCCTCACACCCCGCTCACACCATTCCCCCCCAACAAAAACGCTGCAAAATCCGTAACTATTTCCTTCTCATAACGCCTGTTTTTCTGAACCATCCAGAAGTCTCTTGTTAAATGAAAGTCCTTAATAGGGATCTCACGCAGGGTGTTGTATGCTAGTTCTTTTTGGACGGTTAATTTGGGTAGGATACTTGTGCCTAGTCCTTCTTCTACGGCACTTTTGCTGCCGAGTTCCATGGCGTTTTCTATTTTTTCCAGAACGTGATGTTGGTTTAATGATTCCTCCACAATTTGCCGAGTCCCTGATTCTTTCTCCCTCCAAATCATCTTTTCTTCTGGTATTTCATTTATTTGAATGGCTTCCCGATTTCCCCAGCGATGATTGGAAGCAGTGACTAAAATTAATTCATCATCGGCAAATTTCCTCTGTTTATAGACGTTCTCAGGAACAACACCTTCCACGAGTGCCATGTCAATAGCCTTCTTCTCCAATTTTTCGAGCATGAGTGGTGTATTTCCAATCGACAAATGAAATTGAACTAGGGGGTACGACTGTTTAAACTGGCGGATTAACGCAGGCAGCAAATATTCCCCAATGGTCAAACTGGCACCGACATATAAGGACGTTTCCCGTTTCCCGAGATGTTCCTGCATTTTTTCGTGCGCCTCTTGGTGAACGGCTAAAAGTTCCTTCGCATATGGGTAAAGAAGTTCTCCAGCTTTGGTTAATTTCAGCGCCCCTTCCTCTCGATCAAACAGGGTGGTTCCATAACTATCCTCAAGTTGTCGAATTTGTTTCGTTACTGCGGGTTGCGTTACATACCCGAGTTCTGCCGCCTTAGTAATGCTCCCCTTTTCAACCACACGGCAAAACATCCGGAAATTTTCAATATTCAATTCCTACCACCTCGTTCCTATCGTTCTCTCACCTGCGTACCATTCTATCACAACCAGACCGGCGTTCATTCCTTTTTGTTATAGGGGATAACATATACTGATTTCATTTATTTAGTAAACCATGAGAAGATGGAGAAAAGATAAACATAAGAAGGAGGCCATTTTAGTGGATATAGGCACTGGCATTTTGCTCCTTGTCATCGGGATTATTGCAGGGGGCTACGGTACGATTGTCGGGGCAGGCGGAGGGTTCATTTTTGTTCCGGCATTACTTATTTTATTAGATATAGATCCGGTGATTGCCGCTGGATCGGGATTAGTCATCGTTCTCATCAATTCACTCACTGGTGTCATCGGGTATGCCAAACAGAAACGAATTGACTATAGAATTGCCCTGACCATTGGCATCAGCGCCTTCCCGGGAGCATTGCTGGGTGTGTGGCTGTTGCGTGTCTATTCTTCTCAGTATTTTTACATTATTTTCGCAACCATCTTGGTCGGACTTGGTATCTTTCTGCTCAGCAAAAATGCACCGACTAAAAAGAAGAAAGCAGCATCCGACGAACCCACCAACAAACCAGCAGCTATCTATGATAAGTGGTTCGTCCCGCTTGGCCTGCTCATGGGCGTCTTGTCCAGCTATTTAGGAATCGGCGGCGGATGGCTGTTGGTACCGATCCTTGTGTACTTGTTTCAAGTGCCCACACACCAAGCAACCGCTACATCGCTTCTGTCACTATGTCTTTATTCGACAGTAGGCGTCATCACGCAAATCTATTATGGCAATATTGACTGGATGGCTGTGATCTTCGGAGGTACCGGTATCATTGTTGGAGCTAACTTAGGTGTTATTATTTCAAAGCGGCTTTCCGGCAGAGTGGTCATGCAAATGCTCTCTGTGCTGCTGATTATTATTGGAATCAGGATGTATTTTCAGTAGATAGGTGCCAGGCACTTATACAATTCAGAATTGTGTATGTGCCTGGCACTTAAAATGCTTATTTTATTGCTTTTTCCACTTCCTCTGCTACATCATCCGGAACCCATTCTGTCCAGATGTCAGTATGTTTGTTCATCCACCATGTGGCGGCTTCCTTGGCATTTGCGTCATTATCATTCATATAGACAAGCGCCTCATTGGTCAATTTGTTGCTAGTCTGATAGTTTTTAAGGACTTTGACAGCATCTGGGGCTGTTTCCGCTAATTCTGCATTTATGGCGATCGGTACATCTTGATCTGGAAATGCCGTGCCATAATTTTTCTCCCACGTTTCTTTATCATATTCCGGTTCCTCGAGAAGTGTCATATCGTATTTTCCTAACACCCAGCTTGGGGAATAGGCGTAACCAATCCAAGGTTCACCTGCTTCATAAGCTTTTGTCAGGGACACATTCAAGCCAGTGCCTGAGCCCGGATCTACATATTTAAAGGTATTAGAAAGGTTATATGTTTCCATTTTTTGCTCAAATGCTTTTGCCGCTCCCCACATAGACGGCGCACCGATAATTTCGCCTTTCTTATTAGAAGATTTCGCGAACACATCTTTATATTTCGGCAAATCGTTGATCGACTTCAAATCTGGTGCCATGGGCTCAATACCACGTTCCTCATCACCTTCAATCACATAAGTAGGGACAAAATAACCGCGCTTGGTATCACCAAAGTTAATGCCAACTTGTTTGACCTTTCCGTCGTCGAGTGCCTCATCATAGGCGTCACCCATCTTATCTCCCCATATTTCCATCGTTACATCAATATCGCCATTTTGCAG from Lentibacillus cibarius carries:
- a CDS encoding DUF3219 family protein, translating into MKQTIIINDMELIASNVRAESIMKNGQLRTKLNFDFKVTHDMYHDVTTLLYENDFIVKVPDKNLEFSAVITNYSTSITNLYEPGAVGDFKLELTEKES
- a CDS encoding LysR family transcriptional regulator; the encoded protein is MNIENFRMFCRVVEKGSITKAAELGYVTQPAVTKQIRQLEDSYGTTLFDREEGALKLTKAGELLYPYAKELLAVHQEAHEKMQEHLGKRETSLYVGASLTIGEYLLPALIRQFKQSYPLVQFHLSIGNTPLMLEKLEKKAIDMALVEGVVPENVYKQRKFADDELILVTASNHRWGNREAIQINEIPEEKMIWREKESGTRQIVEESLNQHHVLEKIENAMELGSKSAVEEGLGTSILPKLTVQKELAYNTLREIPIKDFHLTRDFWMVQKNRRYEKEIVTDFAAFLLGGNGVSGV
- a CDS encoding sulfite exporter TauE/SafE family protein — its product is MDIGTGILLLVIGIIAGGYGTIVGAGGGFIFVPALLILLDIDPVIAAGSGLVIVLINSLTGVIGYAKQKRIDYRIALTIGISAFPGALLGVWLLRVYSSQYFYIIFATILVGLGIFLLSKNAPTKKKKAASDEPTNKPAAIYDKWFVPLGLLMGVLSSYLGIGGGWLLVPILVYLFQVPTHQATATSLLSLCLYSTVGVITQIYYGNIDWMAVIFGGTGIIVGANLGVIISKRLSGRVVMQMLSVLLIIIGIRMYFQ
- a CDS encoding ABC transporter substrate-binding protein, giving the protein MMKCIKMLRPMLLFTSVVAVILLAACGSETNANSEGDESQATKDKIVFSDLGWNSIRFHNQVAATILEEGYDYQTKVTTASMSIGLKGLQNGDIDVTMEIWGDKMGDAYDEALDDGKVKQVGINFGDTKRGYFVPTYVIEGDEERGIEPMAPDLKSINDLPKYKDVFAKSSNKKGEIIGAPSMWGAAKAFEQKMETYNLSNTFKYVDPGSGTGLNVSLTKAYEAGEPWIGYAYSPSWVLGKYDMTLLEEPEYDKETWEKNYGTAFPDQDVPIAINAELAETAPDAVKVLKNYQTSNKLTNEALVYMNDNDANAKEAATWWMNKHTDIWTEWVPDDVAEEVEKAIK